A segment of the Sanyastnella coralliicola genome:
CGAGTAAAATAACAAGCACTAAATTTTTCATGAGTTTTTTCTTTCACAACGGAACGAATTTCAAATTCAGTGTGGCGGTGTGCTCAGCTTTAAAACGAGCGTATGGAAATGGCGAGAATCCGTAGTTCAGAGTGTGTCTATCTTTAGGTAAAATCGTAACTTTGCAGCTTGCAAAAACACTGATATGATTAACATCACACTACCTGACGGTTCGGTCAGAGAAGTGGAACAAGGTACCACTGCCATGCAGGTGGCCCAGTCGATCAGCGAAGGACTCGCTAGAAAAGTACTGGCCGCTGAAGTGAATGGTGAGGTGTACGACCTCACTCGCCCAATCAATGACAACGCAACGTTGAAGCTATTGACCTGGGATGACGATGGAGCAAAGTCGACCTTGTGGCACTCTTCTGCGCACCTGATGGCAGAGGCGTTAGAGGAGTTCTATCCAGGAGTGAAGTTCTGGGTGGGTCCGCCGGTAGAAAACGGTTTCTACTATGATGTTGACTTCGGTGAAGAAACCTTTAGTGAGCACGATTTCCAGAAAGTAGAGAAGAAGATGCTTGAATTGGCATCGCAAAAGAACGAATACGTACGCAAGGAAATCAGCAAGGACGAGGCGATTGCATATTACAAAGAGAAAGGTGATGATTACAAGCTCGACCTCTTGGAGGGCTTGGAAGATGGAAGCATCACTTTCTACACACAAGGAAACTTTACTGACCTCTGTCGTGGTCCGCACATCCCAAACACTGGCCATATTAAGGCGGTGAAATTGATGAATGTAGCTGGAGCTTACTTCAAAGGTGACGAAAAGAATAAGCAGCTAACACGTATTTACGGAGTGGCATTCCCGAAACAGAAGATGCTCAATGAGCACCTGACGTTATTGGAAGAAGCGAAGAAACGTGATCACCGTAAGCTCGGTAAGGAACTTGACCTATTCCACTTCAGTGAAAATGTAGGACAAGGGTTGCCGTTGTGGTTGCCGAAAGGTGCTGAGCTGCGCGCGCGTCTTGAGAACTTCTTGAAAGAAGCGCAACGAAAAGCAGGTTACGAACCAGTGATCACTCCGCACATTGCGTCAAAAGATCTTTATGTGACTTCTGGTCACTTTGCGAAATACGGAGAAGACAGCTTCCAACCGATTGAAACTCCTGCTGAAGGAGAAGTATACCTGCTGAAACCGATGAACTGTCCACACCACTGTGAGATTTACAAGTCACGTCCACGTTCTTACCGTGACCTACCGATTCGCTATGCAGAATTCGGAACGGTTTATCGTTATGAGCAGTCTGGAGAGCTTCACGGTCTAACACGTGTTCGTGGATTTACGCAAGATGACGCGCACATTTTCTGTACTCAGGATCAAGTGAAAGAGGAGATTGGCAAGGTGATTGATCTTGTGTTGTACATCTTCCGAGTGCTTGATTTCAAAGATTATGTAGCACAGGTTTCGTTGCGCGATCCGCAGACACCAGAGAAGTACATCGGTTCTACTGACAACTGGGAACAAGCAGAGAAAGCAATCCAGGAAGTGGCTGATGAAAAAGGTCTCAAGACGGTTGTGGAATATGGCGAAGCGGCCTTCTACGGACCTAAGCTTGACTTCATGGTTCGCGATGCGATTGGACGCAAGTGGCAGCTGGGTACAGTTCAGCTAGACTACAACCTTCCAGAGCGCTTTGAACTTGAGTATACAGGTAGCGATAACGCACCTCACCGACCAGTAATGATCCACCGTGCGCCGTTTGGATCGATGGAACGATTTGTGGCAATTCTCATTGAGCACTGCGCAGGAAAGTTCCCAATCTGGCTAACGCCGGAACAAGTTAGGATCCTTCCAATCAGTGATCGCTTTATGGATTATGCTCAAGAACTTTCGAAAGTCCTTGAAAATTACGATATTCGCGCCCTCATTGACGAAAGGGGAGAAAAGGTCGGGAAGAAGATTCGCGACGCCGAACTAGATCGCATCCCATACATGCTAATCATTGGAGAAAGCGAAGTAGAGGAGCGAAAGGTGTCAGTGAGAAAGCAAGGTGAAGGAGACGTTGGGTCAATGTCACCAGAAGAGTTTGCAGAGGTAATCAATGGCGAGATTGCCACACTGTTAGAATTGAATTAGTAATTAAAAAGTACGAGCCATAGCAATACGAAGAAGACGTAAGAGAGGTCCTGCCAGAGTCATTAAAGAAGACAAACACAGGATTAACCGCCGTATCACCGCACCGGAAGTGCGCGTGGTGGGTGAAGACATTGAACAAGGAGTTTACCCAATCGCACAAGCTTTGCGCATGGCGCAAGAGCAGGAGTTGGATCTAGTTGAGATCTCTCCAAATGCGAAACCTCCTGTATGTCGAATCGTTGATTACAAGAAGTTCCTTTATTCACAGAAAAAGCGTGAGAAGGAGCTGAAAGCGAAACAACAGAAAGTTGTTGTGAAGGAAATCCGTTTCGGACCGAACACGGATGATCACGATTTCGAGTTCAAGTTGAAGCACGCGAAGAAGTTCCTTGAAGAAGGAGCGAAAGTGAAGGCTTACGTATTCTTTAAAGGGCGAACAATTGTATTCAAGGAGCGTGGAGAAATCTTGCTTCTGAAGTTTGCTCAAGAATTGGAAGAGTATGCAGCGGTAGAACAGATGCCTAAGCTTGAAGGAAAGCGGATGATCATGATGTTCAACCCGAAGAAGAAATAAATCAAAGTTCACGGTTATGCCGAAAATGAAGACCAAATCGAGCGCTAAAAAGCGTTTCAAGTTTACCGGCTCCGGGAAGATTAAGCGCAAGCACGCTTACAAAAGCCACATTCTGACGAAGAAGGCTAAGAAGCGTAAGCGTAATCTGACCGCGTTCACTACGGTAGACAAAGCGGATGAGAAGAGCATTAAGAAACAACTTCTCGCCTAAGAATTAACCAGGTATGTTTTAACCCGGTTTGCAGTATTAAGTGTCTATGACCGCTGTTGACCAAAAAACACGAACACTATGCCACGTTCAGTAAACTCAGTTGCATCAAGAGCGCGCCGAAAGAAAGTCATGAAAATGGCGCGCGGTTACTACGGAGCCAGAAAAAATGTATGGACAGTAGCCAAAAACGCAGTAGAGAAAGGGCTTCTCTACTCTTATGAAGGACGTAAACAACGCAAGCGTCAATTCCGTCGTCTATGGATCCAGCGTATCAACGCAGGAGCTCGTCAGCACGGAATGTCGTACTCAGCGTTGATGGGTAAACTCCATGCTCAAGGGATCGAGTTGAACCGTAAGGTACTTGCTGACCTAGCAATGAACCATCCTGAGGCCTTCAAAGCCGTAGTAGATAAAGTGAAATAAGTTTACTTCACAATATTGAGAAAGCCAGCTATATGCTGGCTTTTTTCATTTGGGCACTTGATTTGCTATATCTTCGTTGTACTTCAATAATCTTAACTACATGCGAGTTCTGCTTCTATTCTTATTCATCTTTGTTTCCGCAACTTCATACAGCCAAGTGCGCAAGGATTCACTCTATCGATTCCGCAAAGCGCAGGAGGGAGTGACCTTTCCGAGAGGATCTGAATGGCACAATGCGAAGCGTGCGTTCTCTGTTTTTGATATTGGCGAACGTATCATCGTTCTCCATATTTGGGACCCACGTTCTGTAGATGGGAAAGAATCAATCGAAGCAATCAACGGTTGGAAGCGAGAGTTTTCGCCATTCATTCCAGTGACAATCATTCCTGATTCCACATTACACTCGCTCAGCGATAAGGAAATTGACCAACTCATCGAACGATACGAAATAGAGCATCCGCTCCTATTCAATAAGAACCTCTCAAGCCTCAAGCTTCCAGAAGATTTTGAGGCACCAGGGGTTTTATTGATTCGTGAAGATGGAAGACCCGCGGGAGTGTTCTATGGAGAAGACTATCTCGATGAACTCGAATTGAAGCTCAGCGCTTTCGATAAAGAGACGAATACAAAGGTTGGTCTTTCCAATACGCGATTCATTGCCACGGAAGAGCGAATGAGCCTCTATACTCCGATGTCATACCCAACGGCAGTGGCTGCATCTTCAAGAGAGCAACGAAGCTATGTAGCGGATACGGAGAATAATCGAATCCTACTTGTAGACTTCGACGGACAAGTGAATGAGGTAATTGGAACAGGAGTTCGCGGTTTACGTGACGGACGTTACGGTGCTTGTCAATTTAATCGTCCTACAGGGTTAGCTCTAGATGAGGAAAACAGAATTCTCTACGTCGCTGATGCAGGGAACCATGTAATCAGACAAGTAGATCTCAAAACAAGAACTGTAACTAATATCCTTGGGACGGGGTATCGAGCGGCAGCACCGATATCTAAGGTAGACAGTACTAGCGGTCCATTGAATTATCCTATGGCACTTGAGTTTGGTGCAGGGAAGCTTACCATAGCTATGGCCGGAAGTAATCAGATCTGGCAATACGACGTGAAGAAAAAGCAAGCCATTGCCATGGCCGGAAATGGTGCTGCTCGTTCAATAGACGGAACAGGTGTCGCAAGCGCAATCAAAGAACCAATTGCTATTACCACAGATAAGAAAGGAACTTACTACGTGCTGGAACAAGGTGCAAAGAATGTACGCGTAATCGATCCACAATGGAATGTTTCCACCTTGGAGGTTATGAGTAAGGATGACTCATTGAATTATCCGCAGTCGATTGCGTTCAAAGATGATGAGCTTTACATCGCAGATACCTACAACAATCGTATTGTCAAGTACAACAAGAAGAAAACGGAGGTTATTGCAGGAACGGGCGTGCCTGGTTTCCAAGACTCTCGTAAGGACGGAGAGCTGTTCAATAAACCGATGGGGCTTAGTGTCAAGGGAGATGAGATTTGGGTTGCAGACTGTTTCAATCATAGCTTGCGTATCGTTGATTCCAAGAAGGGTAAGACGAAGACTCAACCGCTGACGAGAATCGACAAGTTATTCCGAAACATCGAAGCCTATAACGAAGGCGACCGCATATATTTGGAAGAGTTGGTTATCGGGCCAGGGGAGAACAACCTCTATATCGAGTTAGAGACCCCTGAAGGTTATGAATTGGTCCCAGATGGTCGCAATGAAGTCTTCATGGAAAGACCTGGGATGA
Coding sequences within it:
- the rplT gene encoding 50S ribosomal protein L20, with protein sequence MPRSVNSVASRARRKKVMKMARGYYGARKNVWTVAKNAVEKGLLYSYEGRKQRKRQFRRLWIQRINAGARQHGMSYSALMGKLHAQGIELNRKVLADLAMNHPEAFKAVVDKVK
- the rpmI gene encoding 50S ribosomal protein L35: MPKMKTKSSAKKRFKFTGSGKIKRKHAYKSHILTKKAKKRKRNLTAFTTVDKADEKSIKKQLLA
- the infC gene encoding translation initiation factor IF-3 gives rise to the protein MVGEDIEQGVYPIAQALRMAQEQELDLVEISPNAKPPVCRIVDYKKFLYSQKKREKELKAKQQKVVVKEIRFGPNTDDHDFEFKLKHAKKFLEEGAKVKAYVFFKGRTIVFKERGEILLLKFAQELEEYAAVEQMPKLEGKRMIMMFNPKKK
- the thrS gene encoding threonine--tRNA ligase produces the protein MINITLPDGSVREVEQGTTAMQVAQSISEGLARKVLAAEVNGEVYDLTRPINDNATLKLLTWDDDGAKSTLWHSSAHLMAEALEEFYPGVKFWVGPPVENGFYYDVDFGEETFSEHDFQKVEKKMLELASQKNEYVRKEISKDEAIAYYKEKGDDYKLDLLEGLEDGSITFYTQGNFTDLCRGPHIPNTGHIKAVKLMNVAGAYFKGDEKNKQLTRIYGVAFPKQKMLNEHLTLLEEAKKRDHRKLGKELDLFHFSENVGQGLPLWLPKGAELRARLENFLKEAQRKAGYEPVITPHIASKDLYVTSGHFAKYGEDSFQPIETPAEGEVYLLKPMNCPHHCEIYKSRPRSYRDLPIRYAEFGTVYRYEQSGELHGLTRVRGFTQDDAHIFCTQDQVKEEIGKVIDLVLYIFRVLDFKDYVAQVSLRDPQTPEKYIGSTDNWEQAEKAIQEVADEKGLKTVVEYGEAAFYGPKLDFMVRDAIGRKWQLGTVQLDYNLPERFELEYTGSDNAPHRPVMIHRAPFGSMERFVAILIEHCAGKFPIWLTPEQVRILPISDRFMDYAQELSKVLENYDIRALIDERGEKVGKKIRDAELDRIPYMLIIGESEVEERKVSVRKQGEGDVGSMSPEEFAEVINGEIATLLELN